In a single window of the Rhopalosiphum padi isolate XX-2018 chromosome 1, ASM2088224v1, whole genome shotgun sequence genome:
- the LOC132928262 gene encoding probable oligoribonuclease isoform X1 — MNMLKFNNLIKQLKTINNLNLTRKMNTNINSKLYHEHNIVWFDGEMTGLDYNHHTLIEAAIIITDKHLNILAESPNIIIHQSDEVLENMEDWPKNQHALSGLTENVRKSNISIEQADQMLYDFIKPFTPKGVCPLAGNSIYMDRTFIRKYMPKLESHLSYRLIDVSTLKELFKRWKPELADEAPKKLLQHRALDDIKESVQELKFYKSCLKL; from the exons gataaataatttaaatttaacaagaaAAATGAACAccaatataaattctaaattatatcaTGAACATAACATTGTATGGTTCGACGGtgaa ATGACTGGATTGGACTATAATCACCATACCTTGATCGAAGCAGCTATAATTATTActgataaacatttaaacattttagctGAGAgtccaaatattattatacatcaatcaGATGAAGTATTAGAAAACATGGAAGATTGGCCTAAAAATCAACAtgcatta agtgGCTTGACTGAAAATGTTAGAAAGAGCAATATATCAATTGAACAAGCTGATCAAATGTTGTATGACTTTATCAAACCATTTACCCCTAAag gtgTATGTCCATTAGCTGGTAATTCAATTTACATGGATAGaacttttattagaaaatatatgccAAAACTCGAAAGTCATTTAAGTTATAGATTAATAGATGTGTCTACTCTAAAAGAGTTGTTTAA ACGCTGGAAACCTGAATTAGCAGATGAAGCTCCAAAAAAATTACTTCAGCATAGAGCTCTTGATGACATCAAAGAAAGTGTTCAAGAGCTCAAATTCTACAAAAGCTGTTtaaagttatga
- the LOC132928262 gene encoding oligoribonuclease, mitochondrial isoform X2: MNTNINSKLYHEHNIVWFDGEMTGLDYNHHTLIEAAIIITDKHLNILAESPNIIIHQSDEVLENMEDWPKNQHALSGLTENVRKSNISIEQADQMLYDFIKPFTPKGVCPLAGNSIYMDRTFIRKYMPKLESHLSYRLIDVSTLKELFKRWKPELADEAPKKLLQHRALDDIKESVQELKFYKSCLKL; encoded by the exons ATGAACAccaatataaattctaaattatatcaTGAACATAACATTGTATGGTTCGACGGtgaa ATGACTGGATTGGACTATAATCACCATACCTTGATCGAAGCAGCTATAATTATTActgataaacatttaaacattttagctGAGAgtccaaatattattatacatcaatcaGATGAAGTATTAGAAAACATGGAAGATTGGCCTAAAAATCAACAtgcatta agtgGCTTGACTGAAAATGTTAGAAAGAGCAATATATCAATTGAACAAGCTGATCAAATGTTGTATGACTTTATCAAACCATTTACCCCTAAag gtgTATGTCCATTAGCTGGTAATTCAATTTACATGGATAGaacttttattagaaaatatatgccAAAACTCGAAAGTCATTTAAGTTATAGATTAATAGATGTGTCTACTCTAAAAGAGTTGTTTAA ACGCTGGAAACCTGAATTAGCAGATGAAGCTCCAAAAAAATTACTTCAGCATAGAGCTCTTGATGACATCAAAGAAAGTGTTCAAGAGCTCAAATTCTACAAAAGCTGTTtaaagttatga
- the LOC132928285 gene encoding succinate dehydrogenase cytochrome b560 subunit, mitochondrial-like codes for MALYLRSVHRLCTARQTMSFQMPTIHRMITMQVKSAQEVEYKLGETHDEKNGRLSRPMSPHLTIYKPQLTTILSITHRGTGVALSGVTAGLGALFLLTDLPTFVQFVHGLELPSAAIMSAKGLVAFPFFYHLCNGIRHLVWDAGKCLTIKQVYTTGYGVIVGSLLLTVLSLAYSS; via the exons ATGGCTCTATATTTAagaag tgtACACAGACTATGCACAGCTAGACAAACAATGTCTTTCCAAATGCCAACAAT acacCGTATGATTACCATGCAAGTTAAAAGTGCTCAAGAAGTTGAATATAAATTAGGTGAGACTCatgatgaaaaaaatggtcgCCTTAGTAGACCTATGTCTCCTCATTTGACAATTTATAAGCCTCAATTAACAACCATATTATCTATTACACACCGTGGAACTGGAGTCGCATTGAGTGGTGTAACTGCTGGATTAGGAGCAt tattcctTCTCACGGATTTGCCGACATTTGTGCAATTTGTACATGGTTTAGAACTACCATCAGCTGCTATCATGTCAGCTAAAGGATTAGTTGCTTTTCCATTTTTCTATCACCTATGTAATGGCATTAGACATTTG GTATGGGATGCTGGTAAATGTTTGACCATTAAACAAGTTTATACAACTGGTTATGGTGTAATTGTTGGTAGCTTACTTCTTACAGTATTGTCTTTAGCTTATAGTTCATGA
- the LOC132928255 gene encoding peptide-N(4)-(N-acetyl-beta-glucosaminyl)asparagine amidase → MLQSLNDIKTNNIDICFRVVNVLLKLLNDIINHPYQPKFRRLYLNGDVIQNDLIPFSGAMEFLFEIGFIDDGISLVLPDCISLSTLNNYKQQLINIISEYQKLNLNENSFLKEISSTSLNVLKFEDKILQSKALENLSPEDIELFSNFNKNNDSLYHEKMMLKLMIWFKKSFFKWFETPVCQFCCSSTKFKGINHDKVDENVKYSELYECDNCCSITNFKRYGICEQLLITRQGRCGEWANCFTLFCRALGWEARLVIDKTDHVWTEVWSVNQKRWIHCDPCETALDKPLLYEKGWGKKLSYVLAYSNEEVQDVTWRYVENNESVLKRRTLCSETELLNIILNLSQHKQNNLSLSRRKYIAERRLKECIEMLFQTKCTDVENYGGRTSGALTWRLARGETQIEKFVWTPSETEIANKRFELKYSTAFDKYIHGNSVHEGWKSGVYSYSSIFRKEELDWKTVYLCREENCEKSTIEWRFDFSSTGLVVQDIKLIYTTALFNTGQVEWRLIGNNITVNLPTIENINEVFIDQMKDSNYVTLNASLTGGSGDSAWQHSQIFRQLIKDEDYPFHIVFILK, encoded by the coding sequence atgttacAAAGTTTAAATGACATAAAAACCAACAATATTGATATCTGTTTTCGAGTTGTTAATGTTTTATTGAAGCTccttaatgatataataaatcatcCATATCAACCAAAATTCAGAAGACTCTATTTGAATGGTGATGTTATTCAAAATGATCTTATACCATTTTCTGGTGCAATGGAATTTCTTTTTGAAATTGGGTTTATAGATGATGGAATTTCTTTAGTTTTACCAGATTGTATAAGCTTAAgtacattaaacaattataagcaacaacttataaacataatttcagaatatcaaaaattaaatttaaatgaaaatagtttCTTAAAAGAAATTAGTTCAACATCATTGAATGTACTTAAGtttgaagataaaatattacaaagtaaaGCATTGGAAAATTTATCACCAGAAGATATTGAgttgttttcaaattttaacaaaaataatgattcatTATACCATGAAAAAATGATGTTAAAACTTATGATATGGTTTAAAAAGTCATTTTTCAAATGGTTTGAGACACCAGTTTGCCAGTTCTGCTGTAGTTCTACTAAATTTAAAGGAATTAATCACGATAAAGTAgatgaaaatgttaaatattcagAATTGTATGAATGTGATAACTGTTGttcaattacaaattttaagagATATGGTATTTGTGAACAACTTTTGATTACTCGTCAGGGAAGATGTGGAGAATGGGCCAACTGTTTTACTTTATTCTGTAGAGCGCTTGGTTGGGAAGCAAGATTGGTAATTGATAAAACTGATCATGTTTGGACTGAAGTCTGGTCAGTTAATCAAAAAAGATGGATTCATTGTGACCCGTGTGAAACTGCTTTAGATAAGCCTTTACTTTATGAAAAAGGTTGGggaaaaaaattgtcatatGTTCTAGCCTATTCTAATGAAGAAGTTCAAGATGTCACTTGGCGGTATGTAGAAAATAATGAGAGTGTTTTAAAAAGAAGAACACTTTGTTCAGAAACCGAgttgttgaatataattttaaatttatcgcaacataaacaaaataatttatcattgtcaAGGCGTAAATATATTGCAGAAAGACGTTTGAAAGAATGTATTGAAATGTTATTTCAAACTAAATGTACTGATGTTGAAAATTATGGTGGCAGAACATCTGGGGCTCTTACATGGAGATTAGCTCGAGGAGAAACTCAAATTGAGAAATTTGTTTGGACTCCATCTGAAACTGAAATAGCCAATAAAAGATTTGAACTCAAATATTCTACAgcttttgataaatatatccATGGTAACAGCGTTCATGAAGGATGGAAAAGTggtgtatatagttatagttcAATATTCCGCAAAGAAGAATTGGATTGGAAAACTGTTTACTTATGTAGAGAAGAAAACTGTGAAAAATCAACAATAGAATGGCGATTTGACTTTTCATCAACTGGTTTAGTTGTGCaagacattaaattaatttatactacagCTTTATTTAATACGGGTCAAGTTGAATGGAGGTTGATtggaaataatattactgtaaattTGCCTACTATAGAAAATATCAACGAAGTCTTTATTGATCAAATGAAAGATTCTAATTATGTAACATTAAATGCAAGTTTAACTGGAGGATCCGGAGACTCAGCCTGGCAACACTCTCAAATATTTAGACAGTTGATAAAAGATGAAGACTATCCAtttcatattgtttttattcttaaataa